One window of Kosakonia cowanii JCM 10956 = DSM 18146 genomic DNA carries:
- a CDS encoding FliC/FljB family flagellin, with amino-acid sequence MSQVINTNALSLVAQNNLNKSQDSLGTAIERLSSGLRINSAKDDAAGQAISNRFTANINGLTQASRNANDGISIAQTTEGALNEINDNLQNIRRLSVQAQNGTNSDSDRQSIQDEIDARLDEINRISEQTEFNGVKVLSKDQKLSIQVGSNDGQTIDIELNQMDSSTLGMDGFSVANGIDTTTLTASTGTVKVDSGFDYDAAKFTDSGATAATSIDDIVVDDNGDVFAVKGAEMYAVTEDPTTGEISFNSDNDVASSVVGTPTSVVGEDMMKDQAINMTGITGTLMEDGKGNYYVDDGAGNLTEATIDTTTWTATDTGKAVSTTPATSDPLTKIDEALAQVDEMRSGLGAVQNRFASVISNLNNTVNNLSESRSRILDADFASEVSEMSRANILQSAGTTVLAQANQVPQNVLSLLG; translated from the coding sequence ATGTCCCAGGTTATTAATACTAACGCCCTTAGCCTCGTCGCTCAGAACAACCTGAACAAATCTCAGGACTCTCTGGGTACTGCAATTGAACGTCTCTCTTCTGGTCTGCGTATTAATAGCGCGAAAGACGATGCAGCAGGTCAGGCGATCTCTAACCGTTTCACCGCCAACATCAACGGTCTGACTCAGGCTTCCCGTAACGCCAACGATGGTATCTCCATCGCGCAGACCACTGAAGGCGCGCTGAACGAAATCAACGACAACCTGCAGAACATCCGTCGTCTGTCAGTACAGGCACAGAACGGCACCAACTCCGATTCTGACCGTCAGTCCATCCAGGACGAAATCGACGCGCGTCTGGACGAGATCAACCGTATCTCTGAACAGACCGAGTTCAACGGCGTGAAAGTACTGAGCAAAGACCAGAAGCTCTCTATCCAGGTTGGTTCTAACGATGGCCAGACTATCGATATCGAACTGAACCAGATGGACTCTTCTACTCTGGGTATGGACGGCTTCAGCGTAGCTAACGGCATTGACACTACTACTCTGACTGCAAGCACCGGTACAGTGAAAGTTGACAGTGGTTTCGACTACGATGCAGCTAAATTCACCGACAGTGGCGCGACCGCAGCAACCAGCATCGACGATATCGTGGTTGATGATAACGGCGACGTGTTTGCAGTGAAAGGCGCTGAAATGTACGCCGTAACCGAAGATCCGACTACTGGTGAAATCTCCTTCAACTCCGATAACGACGTTGCCAGCTCTGTTGTGGGCACACCGACCAGCGTTGTTGGTGAAGATATGATGAAAGACCAGGCTATTAACATGACCGGTATCACCGGTACGTTAATGGAAGATGGTAAAGGTAACTACTACGTTGACGACGGTGCCGGCAACCTGACTGAAGCGACTATTGATACCACTACCTGGACTGCAACGGATACCGGTAAAGCTGTTTCTACTACTCCGGCAACTTCCGATCCGCTGACCAAAATCGACGAAGCACTGGCGCAGGTTGATGAAATGCGTTCCGGTCTGGGTGCAGTACAGAACCGTTTCGCGTCTGTTATCAGCAACCTGAACAACACCGTTAACAACCTGTCTGAATCTCGCTCTCGTATTCTGGATGCTGACTTCGCGTCTGAAGTATCTGAAATGAGCCGCGCGAACATTCTGCAGTCTGCAGGCACCACCGTGCTGGCACAGGCTAACCAGGTTCCGCAGAACGTGCTGTCCCTGCTGGGCTAA
- the cheW gene encoding chemotaxis protein CheW produces the protein MNVSDSDKQLSGDNAGNEFLVFTLGNEEYGIEILKVQEIRGYDRVTRIANTPDFIAGVTNLRGVIVPIVDLRVKFTLGSAEFDQNTVVIVLSLDSGRVVGIVVDGVSDVLALNAAQIKPAPEYTVTLSTQYLLGLGSLDERMLILVDIEKLLNSEEMELIERVTENAF, from the coding sequence ATGAACGTATCTGACTCAGACAAACAGTTATCGGGCGACAACGCCGGGAATGAGTTCCTGGTGTTTACCCTGGGCAATGAAGAGTACGGGATTGAGATCCTGAAGGTGCAGGAGATCCGCGGCTACGATCGCGTGACGCGGATCGCTAACACGCCTGATTTTATTGCTGGCGTCACCAACCTGCGCGGCGTGATCGTGCCGATCGTCGATCTGCGCGTGAAGTTTACCCTCGGATCGGCAGAGTTTGATCAAAATACCGTGGTGATCGTGCTAAGCCTCGACAGCGGTCGCGTGGTGGGGATTGTGGTAGACGGCGTTTCTGACGTGCTTGCGCTGAACGCGGCGCAGATTAAGCCCGCGCCGGAGTATACCGTTACGCTTTCCACGCAGTATCTGCTCGGTCTCGGCTCGCTGGATGAGCGGATGCTGATTCTGGTGGATATTGAGAAGCTGCTGAACAGCGAAGAGATGGAGCTGATTGAGCGCGTGACCGAGAACGCGTTTTAA